From Brassica oleracea var. oleracea cultivar TO1000 chromosome C3, BOL, whole genome shotgun sequence, a single genomic window includes:
- the LOC106328391 gene encoding AP2-like ethylene-responsive transcription factor At2g41710 isoform X2 yields MASMSSPDQGPKTEAGGGGESSENVSASDQMLLYRSFKKAKKERGCTAKERISKMPPCTAGKRSSIYRGVTRHRWTGRYEAHLWDKSTWNQNQNKKGKQVYLGAYDDEEAAARAYDLAALKYWGPGTLINFPVTDYSRDLEEMQSLSREEYLATLRRKSSGFSRGIAKYRGLQSRWEASASRMPGPEYFSNLHYGDERGAEGDFLGSFCLERKIDLTGYIKWWGVNKPGQPESSSKASEDAKVEDAGTELKTLEHASQATEPYKAPNFGVHHGTQRKGKQITSPSSTSSALSILSASPAYKSLEEKVMKIQESSSTRENDENANRNINSIEKSHGKEIEKPPVVSHGVSLGSGGGVAPAAAALSLQKSMYPLASLLTAPLLSNYNTLDPLGEPILWTPFLHPGSSHTLEVTKTETSCSTYSYLPQEK; encoded by the exons ATGGCGTCGATGTCGTCGCCGGATCAGGGGCCTAAGACAGAGGCGGGAGGAGGAGGAGAGAGCTCGGAGAATGTGTCGGCGAGTGATCAGATGTTGCTGTATAGAAGTTTTAAGAAGGCGAAGAAGGAGAGAGGATGCACAGCTAAGGAGCGTATCAGTAAAATGCCGCCCTGCACAGCTGGCAAAAGGAGTTCTATTTACCGTGGAGTCACCAG ACATAGATGGACAGGTCGGTACGAAGCTCACCTTTGGGACAAGAGTACTTGGAACCAAAACCAGAACAAGAAGGGCAAACAAG TTTATCTAG GAGCATATGATGATGAAGAGGCTGCTGCTAGAGCCTACGACCTTGCTGCCTTGAAATACTGGGGACCTGGAACACTTATCAATTTTCCG GTGACTGATTACTCTAGGGATTTAGAAGAAATGCAAAGTCTCTCAAGGGAAGAATACCTTGCAACTCTACGTAG AAAAAGCAGCGGTTTCTCAAGGGGAATAGCCAAATATCGTGGCCTTCAAAG CCGATGGGAAGCATCAGCCAGTCGGATGCCTGGACCTGAATACTTCAGTAACCTTCATTACG GTGATGAACGAGGAGCAGAAGGTGACTTTCTTGGCAGCTTTTGTCTGGAAAGAAAGATTGATCTAACGGGATACATAAAGTGGTGGGGAGTCAACAAACCCGGTCAACCAGAATCTTCATCAAAGGCATCAGAGGATGCAAAGGTAGAAGATGCAGGTACTGAGCTTAAGACACTGGAACACGCTTCCCAGGCAACAGAGCCATACAAAGCACCAAACTTTGGCGTTCATCATGGCACTCAGAGGAAAGGAAAACAAATAACATCGCCGTCCTCCACCTCTTCTGCTTTAAGCATTTTGTCTGCGTCACCTGCTTACAAGAGTCTGGAGGAGAAAGTGATGAAGATCCAAGAAAGTAGCAGCACTAGAGAAAACGATGAGAATGCAAACCGTAACATCAATAGTATTGAGAAGAGTCACGGTAAGGAAATAGAGAAACCACCGGTCGTGAGTCATGGAGTTTCTCTAGGCAGTGGTGGTGGTGTTGCTCCTGCTGCTGCTGCTTTGTCTCTTCAGAAAAGCATGTACCCACTTGCGTCTCTCTTAACTGCTCCACTGCTCAGCAATTACAATACATTGGATCCCCTTGGAGAGCCTATTCTCTGGACACCGTTCCTTCACCCAGGATCTTCTCATACTTTAGAG GTGACAAAGACAGAGACAAGTTGTTCCACATACAGTTACCTCCCACAAGAGAAGTGA
- the LOC106328391 gene encoding AP2-like ethylene-responsive transcription factor At2g41710 isoform X1, producing the protein MASMSSPDQGPKTEAGGGGESSENVSASDQMLLYRSFKKAKKERGCTAKERISKMPPCTAGKRSSIYRGVTRHRWTGRYEAHLWDKSTWNQNQNKKGKQVYLGAYDDEEAAARAYDLAALKYWGPGTLINFPVTDYSRDLEEMQSLSREEYLATLRRYTFGRKSSGFSRGIAKYRGLQSRWEASASRMPGPEYFSNLHYGDERGAEGDFLGSFCLERKIDLTGYIKWWGVNKPGQPESSSKASEDAKVEDAGTELKTLEHASQATEPYKAPNFGVHHGTQRKGKQITSPSSTSSALSILSASPAYKSLEEKVMKIQESSSTRENDENANRNINSIEKSHGKEIEKPPVVSHGVSLGSGGGVAPAAAALSLQKSMYPLASLLTAPLLSNYNTLDPLGEPILWTPFLHPGSSHTLEVTKTETSCSTYSYLPQEK; encoded by the exons ATGGCGTCGATGTCGTCGCCGGATCAGGGGCCTAAGACAGAGGCGGGAGGAGGAGGAGAGAGCTCGGAGAATGTGTCGGCGAGTGATCAGATGTTGCTGTATAGAAGTTTTAAGAAGGCGAAGAAGGAGAGAGGATGCACAGCTAAGGAGCGTATCAGTAAAATGCCGCCCTGCACAGCTGGCAAAAGGAGTTCTATTTACCGTGGAGTCACCAG ACATAGATGGACAGGTCGGTACGAAGCTCACCTTTGGGACAAGAGTACTTGGAACCAAAACCAGAACAAGAAGGGCAAACAAG TTTATCTAG GAGCATATGATGATGAAGAGGCTGCTGCTAGAGCCTACGACCTTGCTGCCTTGAAATACTGGGGACCTGGAACACTTATCAATTTTCCG GTGACTGATTACTCTAGGGATTTAGAAGAAATGCAAAGTCTCTCAAGGGAAGAATACCTTGCAACTCTACGTAG ATATACATTTGGCAGAAAAAGCAGCGGTTTCTCAAGGGGAATAGCCAAATATCGTGGCCTTCAAAG CCGATGGGAAGCATCAGCCAGTCGGATGCCTGGACCTGAATACTTCAGTAACCTTCATTACG GTGATGAACGAGGAGCAGAAGGTGACTTTCTTGGCAGCTTTTGTCTGGAAAGAAAGATTGATCTAACGGGATACATAAAGTGGTGGGGAGTCAACAAACCCGGTCAACCAGAATCTTCATCAAAGGCATCAGAGGATGCAAAGGTAGAAGATGCAGGTACTGAGCTTAAGACACTGGAACACGCTTCCCAGGCAACAGAGCCATACAAAGCACCAAACTTTGGCGTTCATCATGGCACTCAGAGGAAAGGAAAACAAATAACATCGCCGTCCTCCACCTCTTCTGCTTTAAGCATTTTGTCTGCGTCACCTGCTTACAAGAGTCTGGAGGAGAAAGTGATGAAGATCCAAGAAAGTAGCAGCACTAGAGAAAACGATGAGAATGCAAACCGTAACATCAATAGTATTGAGAAGAGTCACGGTAAGGAAATAGAGAAACCACCGGTCGTGAGTCATGGAGTTTCTCTAGGCAGTGGTGGTGGTGTTGCTCCTGCTGCTGCTGCTTTGTCTCTTCAGAAAAGCATGTACCCACTTGCGTCTCTCTTAACTGCTCCACTGCTCAGCAATTACAATACATTGGATCCCCTTGGAGAGCCTATTCTCTGGACACCGTTCCTTCACCCAGGATCTTCTCATACTTTAGAG GTGACAAAGACAGAGACAAGTTGTTCCACATACAGTTACCTCCCACAAGAGAAGTGA
- the LOC106335493 gene encoding villin-2-like, with the protein MSGPAKVLDPAFQGAGQKPGTEIWRIENFEAVPVPKTEHGKFYMGDTYIVLQTTQNKGGAYLFDIHFWIGKDTSQDEAGTAAVKTVELDAVLGGRAVQHREIQGHESDKFLSYFKPCIIPLEGGVASGFKTPEEEVFETRLYTCKGKRAIRLKQVPFARSSLNHDDVFILDTKEKIYQFNGANSNIQERAKALEVVQYLKDKYHEGTCDVAIVDDGKLDTESDSGEFWVLFGGFAPIGRKVANDEDVIPESTPPKLYCITDGQMEPIEGDLSKSMLDNTKCYLLDCGAEVFVWVGRVTQVDERKAANQSAQEFLASENRPKATRVTRVIQGYESHSFKSNFDSWPSGSAAPGNEEGRGKVAAMLKQQNVGLKGISKSATPVNEDVPPLLEAGGKLEVWLVDGKAKSPLPKEDIGKLYSGDCYLVLYTYHAGDRKEDYFLCCWFGKSSAQEDQDTALRLANAMSNSLKGRPVQGRIYEGKEPPQFVALFQPMVILKGGLSSGYKSNVEEKGSPDETYIPESISLIQVSGTGVHNNKALQVEPVATSLNSYECFLLQSGTSMFLWHGNQSAHELLELAAKVAEFLKPGVTLKHAKEGTESSTFWFALGGKQNFTSKKASPETVRDPHLFSFSFNRGKFQVEEIYNFGQDDLLTEDKYLLDTHAEVFVWVGQCVDPKEKQTVFEIGQKYIDRAGSLEGLSPKVPLYKINEGNEPCFFTTYFSWDHTKAIVQGNSFQKKAALLFGTHHVVEDKSSGGGPRQRAEALAALNSAFNSSTSRPAYSSQDRSSESQEGPRQRAEALAALTSAFSSSSSSTKAPPPPRSAGTSQASQRAAAVAALSQVLVAENKKTPDTSPTRRSTSSNPADDSLPTEAKDDQADASEEEEVPPAVEEPEVKQEETEEQDESVIEPSDATFTYEQLKANSENAVTGIDYKRREAYLSEEEFQSVFGMEKEAFNNLPRWKQDLLKKKFDLF; encoded by the exons ATGTCTGGGCCAGCAAAAGTATTGGATCCTGCATTTCAAGGAGCTGGACAGAAACC AGGAACTGAGATCTGGAGAATCGAGAATTTCGAGGCGGTTCCTGTGCCCAAAACCGAGCATGGAAAGTTCTATATGGGAGACACTTACATTGTCTTGCAG ACGACACAGAACAAAGGAGGTGCTTATCTGTTTGACATACACTTCTGGATTGGTAAAGACACAAGTCAG GATGAAGCTGGAACAGCAGCTGTTAAAACAGTTGAACTCGACGCAGTTCTTGGAGGCCGTGCTGTCCAACACCGGGAAATTCAAGGTCATGAGTCTGACAAGTTCTTGTCTTACTTCAAGCCATGTATTATACCGTTAGAAGGTGGTGTTGCGTCTGGTTTCAAAACACCTGAAGAAGAGGTGTTTGAGACTCGGTTATATACCTGCAAAGGGAAACGTGCAATCCGTCTGAAGCAG GTTCCTTTTGCCCGCTCATCGCTTAATCATGATGATGTGTTTATCTTGGACACCAAGGAAAAGATCTATCAGTTCAACGGTGCGAACTCAAACATCCAGGAGAGAGCCAAAGCTTTGGAAGTTGTTCAGTATTTGAAAGACAAGTATCATGAAGGAACTTGCGATGTTGCTATTGTTG ATGATGGAAAATTAGACACAGAATCAGATTCTGGTGAGTTTTGGGTCCTCTTTGGTGGATTTGCTCCAATTGGAAGGAAAGTTGCTAATGATGAAGATGTTATCCCGGAATCAACTCCACCTAAGCTTTATTG CATCACTGATGGTCAGATGGAGCCTATAGAGGGTGATCTATCCAAATCTATGCTGGATAACACTAAATGCTACCTCTTGGACTGTGGTGCTGAGGTGTTTGTCTGGGTTGGTCGTGTAACTCAAGTGGATGAGAGGAAAGCTGCTAATCAATCTGCTCAG GAGTTTCTTGCTAGTGAAAACAGGCCAAAGGCAACACGAGTCACACGTGTTATCCAAGGTTACGAGTCCCACTCTTTCAAGTCTAACTTTGACTCTTGGCCATCAGGCTCTGCTGCCCCTGGTAACGAAGAAGGACGAGGAAAAGTTGCTG CTATGCTGAAGCAACAAAATGTTGGGCTCAAGGGCATTTCGAAAAGTGCAACGCCAGTGAATGAGGATGTCCCACCTCTGCTTGAAGCTGGTGGAAAGTTGGAG GTTTGGCTTGTTGATGGTAAAGCCAAGAGTCCTTTACCTAAAGAAGATATTGGCAAGCTCTATTCTGGGGACTGTTATTTGGTCCTCTACACTTATCATGCTGGAGATAGGAAAGAAGACTATTTCTTGTGCTGTTGGTTTGGAAAGAGCAGCGCCCAG GAGGACCAAGATACAGCACTTAGACTAGCGAATGCAATGTCAAACTCGTTAAAGGGAAGACCTGTGCAG GGCCGTATATACGAGGGTAAAGAGCCTCCACAGTTTGTTGCCCTTTTCCAACCTATGGTGATCCTAAAG GGTGGTTTGAGCTCTGGGTACAAAAGCAACGTGGAGGAGAAAGGTTCACCAGATGAAACATACATACCAGAATCAATTTCACTAATTCAAGTATCTGGAACTGGAGTTCACAATAACAAGGCGCTGCAAGTTGAACCG GTGGCAACATCTTTGAACTCTTATGAGTGCTTCCTACTGCAATCTGGTACTTCTATGTTCCTTTGGCATGGAAATCAAAGTGCGCATGAACTGCTAGAACTGGCTGCTAAAGTTGCTGAATTCTTGAAG CCTGGGGTTACACTCAAGCATGCCAAAGAAGGAACAGAGAGCTCAACCTTTTGGTTTGCACTTGGAGGAAAGCAGAACTTCACCAGCAAGAAAGCTTCACCTGAGACTGTCAGGGATCCTCACTTATTCTCATTTTCTTTCAACAGAG GAAAGTTTCAG GTTGAAGAGATCTACAACTTTGGGCAAGATGACCTATTGACTGAGGATAAATATTTGCTTGACACTCATGCTGAAGTTTTTGTCTGGGTTGGTCAATGTGTGGACCCCAAGGAAAAGCAAACTGTGTTTGAGATTGGCCAA AAATACATAGATCGTGCTGGATCCTTGGAAGGCTTGTCTCCTAAAGTTCCACTTTACAAAATCAATGAAGGGAACGAACCATGCTTCTTTACCACTTACTTTTCTTGGGATCACACTAAAGCTATT GTGCAAGGAAACTCATTCCAGAAAAAAGCAGCCTTGTTATTTGGCACTCACCACGTTGTGGAG GATAAGTCTAGCGGCGGTGGACCAAGGCAAAGGGCTGAAGCACTAGCTGCTCTAAATTCTGCCTTTAATTCTTCTACTAGCAGACCTGCCTATTCG AGCCAGGACAGATCAAGCGAAAGTCAAGAGGGTCCAAGACAAAGAGCTGAAGCTTTAGCCGCCTTGACATCTGCTTTTAGTTCTTCTTCATCATCGACTAAAGCGCCTCCACCACCAAGGTCAGCGGGGACGAGTCAGGCTTCACAGAGAGCAGCAGCAGTGGCAGCACTCTCTCAAGTTCTCGTTGCTGAGAATAAGAAAACACCTGATACCTCTCCCACAAGAAGATCTACTAGCTCCAACCCAGCAGATGACTCCCTTCCAA CTGAAGCCAAAGATGATCAAGCAGATGCTTCTGAAGAAGAGGAGGTTCCACCTGCAGTAGAGGAGCCTGAAGTGAAACAGGAGGAAACAGAAGAGCAAGATGAATCTGTGATAGAACCAAGTGATGCAACTTTCACCTATGAACAGCTGAAAGCCAATTCTGAGAACGCAGTGACTGGAATTGATTACAAACGCAGAGAG GCTTATTTATCTGAGGAAGAGTTCCAGAGTGTGTTTGGGATGGAGAAAGAGGCATTCAACAACTTACCTCGTTGGAAGCAAGATCTGCTTAAGAAGAAATTCGACTTGTTCTAG
- the LOC106334994 gene encoding protein N-terminal glutamine amidohydrolase, with protein sequence MSSVIISELPAMDATRFQQTPYYCEENVYLLCKTLCENGVADETGSDLFVVFISNERKQVPLWHQKASTRADGIVLWDYHVICIQRKKESDSEPLVWDLDSTLPFPSPLASYLTETIQPSFQLFAEYKRFFRVVHAPLFFKHFASDRRHMKGPDGSWIAQPPPYQPIVAQDGVLHNLSEYTAMSATDTLSSLDPETLREAISQKLGVLVSHSQLQDLFTKLP encoded by the exons ATGTCCAGCGTCATCATCTCGGAGCTTCCGGCGATGGATGCTACTCGGTTCCAACAGACCCCTTACTACTG CGAAGAGAACGTGTATCTACTCTGCAAGACACTATGCGAGAATGGCGTAGCGGATGAGACGGGTTCTGATCTGTTTGTGGTTTTCATCTCCAATGAGAGGAAGCAG GTTCCACTTTGGCATCAGAAAGCTAGTACCAGAGCTGATGGGATTGTTCTCTGGGATTATCATGTCATCTGTATCCAG AGGAAGAAAGAAAGTGATTCTGAGCCTTTAGTGTGGGATCTCGATTCGACTTTGCCTTTCCCTTCTCCGTTAGCTTCTTACCTGACTGAGACTATCCAGCCATCTTTTCAGCTCTTTGCAGAATATAAGAG GTTCTTTCGCGTTGTGCATGCTCCTCTCTTCTTTAAGCACTTTGCTTCCGATAGAAGACACATGAAAGGGCCTGATGGAAGCTGGATTGCTCAACCTCCACCCTATCAGCCCATTGTTGCCCAAG ACGGAGTCTTGCACAATTTGAGTGAGTACACTGCCATGAGCGCTACGGATACATTGTCGAGCTTGGATCCTGAGACTCTGAGAGAAGCAATTTCACAGAAACTTGGCGTCTTGGTGAGCCACTCTCAGCTTCAAGACCTCTTCACCAAGCTTCCTTAA
- the LOC106334993 gene encoding uncharacterized protein LOC106334993 yields MLVQDRAAKPPKSQIRDLPTQQQIRRFSEPKNLDFTSWVSENVSRIVVFFLFIVTAASFLFLYNTTDTASLLCFQSQSTQSLQPLTRPQIKWSSIQVLPDKTSPYASFLTERWVVVSVTKYPTEELKGLVKIRGWQVLAVGNSMTPKDWSLKGAIFLSLDAQAELGYRVLDHLPYDSFVRKSVGYLYAIQHGAKKIYDADDRGEVIDGDLGKHFDVELVGEDAKQEPVLQYSHENPNRTVVNPYIHFGQRSVWPRGLPLENVGEINHEEYYTEVFGGKQFIQQGVSNGLPDVDSVFYFTRKTTLEPFDIRFDEHAPKVALPQGVMVPVNSFNTLYHSPAFWGLMLPVSVSSMASDVLRGYWGQRLLWELGGYVAVYPPTAHRFDRIEAYPFAEEKDLHVNVGRLIKFLLAWRSQKHSFFETILDLSFAMAEEGFWTEQDLKFTAAWLQDLITVGYQQPRLMSLELDRPRATIGHGDRKEFVPRKLPSVHLGVEETGTVSTEIGNLIRWRKNFGNVVLVMFCSGPVERTALEWRLLYGRVFKTVVILSSQKNSDLYVEEAKHDHIYKQLPKIFDRYSSAEGFLFVEDDTILNYWNLLQADKTKIWTTDKVSKSWTSVKPTGKSDWFSTQAELVKRTVSTMPAHFQVNYKEAAKNNQDTLTVCSSEVFYVPKRLVTDFTELVELMGDMDLHYKVAVPMFFMSMDSPQNFDPVLGSMVYKRKSSSFNSSLSLYSAQAPAVHPWSISSEQDFIKLVGQMAEGDPLLMELV; encoded by the exons ATGTTGGTTCAAGATCGTGCGGCGAAGCCGCCCAAGTCTCAGATCAGAGATTTACCAACTCAACAACAGATCCGACGCTTCAGCGAACCGAAAAACCTAGACTTTACCTCTTGGGTCTCCGAGAACGTCTCGAGAATCGTCGTCTTCTTCCTCTTCATCGTCACCGCAGCATCTTTCCTCTTCCTCTACAACACCACCGACACTGCCTCCCTCCTCTGTTTCCAGTCACAGTCAACTCAATCTCTCCAGCCCCTCACTCGCCCTCAAATCAAATGGAGCTCGATCCAAGTCCTCCCCGACAAGACCTCCCCTTACGCCAGCTTCCTCACCGAGAGATGGGTCGTGGTGTCGGTGACCAAGTACCCCACCGAGGAGCTCAAGGGGCTGGTGAAGATCCGAGGCTGGCAAGTTCTAGCTGTCGGAAACTCGATGACACCTAAGGATTGGAGTCTCAAAGGTGCGATCTTTCTATCTCTAGACGCTCAAGCTGAGTTGGGTTACCGCGTTTTAGACCACTTGCCTTATGATTCCTTCGTGAGGAAGAGTGTCGGTTACTTGTACGCGATCCAGCACGGTGCTAAGAAGATCTACGACGCGGATGATCGTGGCGAAGTGATTGATGGAGATCTAGGGAAGCATTTCGATGTGGAGTTGGTTGGTGAAGATGCTAAGCAAGAGCCGGTTCTGCAGTATAGTCACGAGAATCCCAACAGGACTGTGGTGAATCCTTATATTCATTTCGGACAGCGTTCGGTTTGGCCTAGAGGGTTGCCGTTAGAGAATGTAGGTGAGATTAATCACGAGGAGTATTACACTGAGGTGTTCGGTGGTAAGCAGTTTATACAGCAAGGGGTTTCGAATGGTTTACCTGATGTGGATTCGGTGTTTTACTTCACAAGGAAGACAACGTTAGAACCTTTTGATATTAGGTTCGATGAGCATGCTCCCAAAGTGGCTTTGCCTCAAGGTGTGATGGTGCCGGTTAACTCGTTCAACACGCTTTACCATTCGCCGGCGTTTTGGGGGTTGATGCTTCCTGTTTCGGTTAGTTCCATGGCTTCTGATGTGCTGAGAGGGTACTGGGGACAGAGGCTACTGTGGGAGCTTGGTGGCTACGTTGCTGTTTATCCACCTACTGCTCACCGGTTCGATAGAATCGAGGCTTACCCTTTTGCTGAAGAGAAGGATCTTCACGTCAATGTCGGTCGTTTGATCAAGTTCTTACTCGCTTGGAGATCTCAAAAGCACAGTTTCTTTGAGACGATACTTGATCTGAGCTTTGCTATGGCTGAAGAAGGGTTTTGGACAGAACAGGATTTGAAGTTCACAGCTGCTTGGCTTCAGGATTTGATCACTGTCGGCTACCAACAGCCTAGGCTGATGTCACTTGAACTGGACCGGCCACGAGCAACTATCGGTCACGGGGATAGAAAAGAGTTTGTTCCGAGGAAGTTGCCTTCGGTTCATCTCGGTGTTGAGGAGACGGGTACGGTGAGCACTGAGATAGGGAACTTGATAAGGTGGAGGAAGAACTTTGGGAACGTTGTTCTTGTTATGTTTTGTAGTGGTCCCGTTGAGCGAACCGCTCTGGAGTGGAGGTTGCTTTACGGAAGAGTGTTCAAGACCGTTGTGATATTGTCTTCTCAGAAGAACTCTGATCTCTATGTTGAAGAAGCCAAACACGATCACATTTACAA GCAGCTACCGAAGATTTTCGATCGATATAGCAGCGCAGAAGGGTTCTTGTTTGTTGAAGATGATACAATCCTCAACTACTGGAACCTACTTCAAGCCGACAAGACTAAGATTTGGACTACAGACAAG GTGTCAAAGTCATGGACATCAGTTAAACCGACCGGGAAGTCTGATTGGTTCTCTACACAAGCTGAGTTAGTGAAGAGAACGGTCAGTACAATGCCGGCTCATTTCCAAGTTAACTACAAGGAAGCAGCAAAGAACAATCAAGACACGTTAACGGTATGCAGCTCAGAGGTATTCTACGTGCCTAAACGACTTGTGACCGACTTTACCGAGCTTGTGGAGCTCATGGGGGACATGGACTTGCATTACAAAGTGGCTGTGCCAATGTTCTTCATGTCGATGGATTCGCCTCAGAACTTTGACCCGGTTCTTGGTTCAATGGTGTATAAGAGGAAGTCGTCTTCGTTTAACTCTTCTTTGAGTCTGTATTCTGCTCAAGCACCTGCTGTTCACCCTTGGAGCATATCGAGTGAACAAGATTTTATCAAATTGGTTGGACAAATGGCTGAAGGTGACCCGTTACTAATGGAATTGGTATGA
- the LOC106329931 gene encoding uncharacterized protein LOC106329931: IDDLSKEESCLSTGSNEVSSTESRIIAASCEKPHRDSKKKESHRSSSIRRKAGKIMEFLDTSASSELKIRQVLGDNADTSKALRMLVKIGYVKRSGAGGKHHPFIYKTA; encoded by the exons ATTGATGATCTCTCCAAGGAGGAGTCTTGCTTGTCTACAGGCTCCAACGAGGTTTCAAGCACGGAAAGCAGGATCATAGCAGCGAGCTGTGAGAAACCGCACAGAGATTCAAAGAAGAAAGAGAGCCACAGGTCGAGTTCCATTAGACGTAAAGCTGGAAAGATCATGGAGTTTCTTGACACCAGCGCCTCTTCTGAACTTAAAATCCGTCAGGTGCTTGGAGATAACGCAGATACAAGCAAAGCTCTCAGAAT GCTGGTGAAGATTGGTTATGTGAAGAGGTCTGGAGCAGGAGGAAAGCATCACCCCTTTATTTACAAG ACTGCATGA
- the LOC106335906 gene encoding 40S ribosomal protein S2-2-like yields MAERGGERGAERGGDRGGFGSGFGGRAGGRGGPRGRGGRRGGRPTEEEKWTPVTKLGRLVQSGKIQKLEQIYLHSLPVKEYQIIDLLVGPTLKDEVMKIMPVQKQTRAGQRTRFKAFVVVGDTNGHVGLGVKCSKEVATAIRGGIILAKLSVIPVRRGYWGNKIGKPHTVPCKVTGKCGSVTVRMVPAPRGAGIVAARVPKKVLQFAGIDDVFTSSRGSTKTLGNFVKATFDCLQKTYGFLTPEFWKETSFKKSPYQEYTDLLAEKGTATSKAITEAEDQAS; encoded by the exons ATGGCTGAACGTGGAGGAGAACGCGGCGCCGAGCGAGGTGGAGACCGTGGCGGTTTCGGAAGTGGATTCGGAGGCCGTGCCGGTGGAAGAGGCGGTCCAAGAGGACGTGGTGGAAGACGCGGAGGCCGTCCCACCGAGGAGGAGAAGTGGACGCCAGTGACCAAGCTCGGCCGTCTCGTTCAGAGCGGTAAAATCCAGAAGCTAGAGCAGATCTACCTCCACTCGCTCCCAGTCAAGGAGTACCAGATCATCGATCTCCTCGTCGGTCCGACTCTCAAAGACGAGGTGATGAAGATCATGCCGGTTCAGAAACAGACCAGAGCCGGTCAGAGGACGAGGTTCAAGGCCTTTGTTGTTGTCGGAGACACGAATGGTCACGTGGGTTTGGGTGTGAAATGCTCCAAGGAGGTGGCTACTGCTATCAGAGGTGGGATTATATTGGCGAAGCTGTCTGTGATTCCGGTGAGGAGAGGTTACTGGGGGAACAAGATTGGGAAGCCTCATACGGTTCCTTGTAAGGTTACGGGGAAGTGTGGTTCCGTTACGGTGAGGATGGTTCCTGCTCCCAGAGGTGCTGGTATTGTGGCTGCTAGGGTTCCTAAGAAGGTGCTTCAGTTCGCTGGGATTGATGATGTTTTCACTTCTTCCCGGGGATCTACTAAGACTCTTGGAAACTTCGTCAAG GCTACATTCGACTGCCTCCAGAAGACTTACGGATTCCTGACACCAGAGTTCTGGAAAGAGACGAGTTTTAAAAAATCCCCGTATCAAGAGTACACAGATCTGTTGGCCGAAAAGGGAACTGCAACTTCGAAAGCCATCACCGAGGCCGAAGACCAAGCCTCCTAA